The following proteins are encoded in a genomic region of Planctomycetaceae bacterium:
- the aspS gene encoding aspartate--tRNA ligase, which translates to MTQYDEKMLQRTHNCGQLRGSDIGQRVRLCGWVRSYRDHGGVLFVDLRDREGVTQVVFDLPAAGDDAGRKRYDVANSLRSEWVIAIGGAVRHRGAERVNPKLATGEIEIVVDELAVLNKSDTPPFSPDEYSKVSEDTRLRYRYIDIRRPELMRALRLRAKIAATMRATLDEQGFVEVETPFLTKSTPEGARDFLVPSRMQQASFFALPQSPQLFKQILMVGGLDRYYQIVRCFRDEDLRADRQPEFTQLDMEMSFVTEQDVMDVTNRVMRAVCKVAGKPFPDVVPVMPYSEAVNRYGTDRPDLRFELLLNDVTEIVAGADFKVFSSAVEAGGVVKCLAAPGGAKFTRKEIDDYTQYLADFGAKGLAWCKIENGAAAGGVAKFLTPDVFAKLCAATGAKTGDIFFFAAAPLAVANKILGALRCKLGEDLKLYDPASFRWCWVSDFPLVEWNEQENRWDSLHHPFTAPAPEDLAKIHSDPGAVRSRAYDIVCNGIEMGGGSIRIHSPEMQKAVFTLLGISEADAQAKFGFLLDALRLGAPPHGGLALGLDRIVMELTGAQSLRDVIAFPKTQRGTCPLTNAPSEVTDKQLAELDLKVIAPPAKE; encoded by the coding sequence ATGACACAGTATGACGAAAAGATGCTTCAGCGCACGCACAACTGCGGGCAGCTTCGCGGTAGCGACATCGGCCAGCGGGTGCGGCTCTGCGGATGGGTGCGAAGTTATCGCGACCACGGCGGCGTGCTCTTTGTCGATCTGCGCGATCGCGAAGGCGTCACGCAGGTCGTCTTCGACCTGCCTGCCGCCGGCGACGACGCCGGGCGCAAACGCTACGATGTGGCCAACTCGCTGCGCAGCGAATGGGTGATCGCCATCGGCGGGGCGGTGCGACACCGCGGGGCCGAACGCGTCAACCCCAAGCTCGCCACCGGCGAGATCGAGATCGTTGTCGACGAACTGGCCGTGCTCAATAAGTCCGACACCCCGCCCTTCTCGCCCGACGAGTACAGCAAGGTGTCCGAGGACACGCGCCTGCGCTATCGCTACATCGACATCCGCCGCCCCGAGCTCATGCGGGCCCTGCGCCTGAGGGCAAAGATCGCCGCCACGATGCGCGCCACGCTCGACGAGCAGGGATTCGTCGAAGTCGAGACGCCCTTCCTCACCAAGAGCACCCCCGAGGGCGCCCGAGACTTCCTGGTCCCCAGCCGCATGCAGCAGGCCAGCTTCTTCGCCCTGCCCCAGAGCCCCCAGCTTTTCAAGCAGATCCTCATGGTCGGCGGCCTCGACCGCTACTACCAGATCGTGCGCTGCTTCCGCGACGAGGACCTGCGGGCCGACCGCCAGCCCGAGTTCACCCAGCTCGACATGGAAATGTCGTTCGTGACCGAGCAGGACGTGATGGACGTGACCAACCGCGTCATGCGGGCCGTCTGCAAGGTCGCGGGCAAGCCCTTCCCCGACGTCGTGCCCGTCATGCCCTACAGCGAGGCCGTCAACCGCTACGGCACCGACCGGCCCGACCTGCGCTTCGAGCTGCTGCTGAACGACGTGACGGAGATCGTCGCCGGAGCGGACTTCAAGGTCTTCTCCTCGGCCGTCGAGGCCGGCGGCGTCGTCAAGTGCCTCGCCGCCCCGGGCGGGGCGAAGTTCACGCGCAAGGAGATCGACGACTACACGCAGTACCTCGCCGACTTCGGCGCCAAGGGCCTGGCCTGGTGCAAGATCGAAAACGGCGCCGCGGCCGGCGGCGTGGCCAAGTTCCTCACGCCCGACGTGTTCGCCAAGCTCTGCGCCGCCACCGGCGCCAAGACCGGCGACATCTTCTTCTTCGCCGCCGCCCCGCTGGCGGTGGCCAACAAGATCCTCGGCGCCCTGCGCTGCAAGCTGGGCGAAGACCTCAAGCTGTACGACCCGGCGTCGTTCCGATGGTGCTGGGTGAGCGATTTTCCGCTGGTGGAATGGAACGAGCAGGAGAATCGCTGGGACAGCCTGCACCACCCCTTCACGGCCCCGGCGCCTGAGGATCTGGCAAAGATCCACTCCGACCCCGGCGCCGTGCGCAGCCGCGCGTACGACATCGTCTGCAACGGCATCGAGATGGGCGGCGGGTCGATCCGTATCCACAGCCCCGAGATGCAGAAGGCGGTCTTCACGCTGCTGGGGATCAGCGAGGCCGACGCGCAGGCGAAGTTCGGATTCCTGCTCGACGCCCTGCGCCTGGGCGCTCCGCCCCACGGCGGGCTGGCCCTGGGCCTGGACCGCATCGTGATGGAGCTGACCGGCGCGCAGTCGCTTCGCGACGTGATCGCCTTCCCCAAGACGCAGCGCGGC